One stretch of Micromonospora echinospora DNA includes these proteins:
- a CDS encoding SDR family NAD(P)-dependent oxidoreductase — MTTPSTGRPLAVVTGASSGIGYELAVQFVEHGYDVVVTAEDAAIERAAGDLRRDGGPEVYPVRVDLADPEGVERLAGEVTGLGRPVDALALNAGRGAGGGFVGGTDLADELTVIDLNVRSTVHLAKLLLPEMVRRGAGRVLFTSSIAATMPGAYQAVYNASKSFVQSFAEGVRNELKDTGVTVTSLMPGPTDTEFFDRADMADTRVGQGPKDDPRKVAEDAFEALMKGEHKVAAGSLVNKIQVAAGKIIPDRLKAEQHRKMAEPGSGD, encoded by the coding sequence ATGACCACACCGAGCACCGGACGGCCGCTCGCCGTGGTGACCGGCGCGTCCAGCGGCATCGGGTACGAGCTGGCGGTCCAGTTCGTCGAACACGGGTACGACGTGGTGGTCACCGCCGAGGACGCGGCGATCGAGCGCGCGGCGGGCGACCTGCGGCGCGACGGCGGTCCGGAGGTGTACCCGGTCCGGGTGGACCTGGCCGACCCGGAGGGCGTGGAACGGCTGGCCGGCGAGGTGACCGGCCTGGGCCGCCCGGTGGACGCGCTGGCGCTCAACGCCGGGCGCGGCGCGGGCGGGGGCTTCGTCGGCGGCACCGACCTGGCCGACGAGCTCACCGTGATCGACCTTAACGTCCGTTCGACAGTGCACCTGGCCAAGCTGCTGCTGCCGGAGATGGTCCGCCGGGGCGCCGGACGGGTGCTGTTCACCTCGTCCATCGCCGCCACCATGCCGGGGGCGTACCAGGCGGTCTACAACGCCTCGAAGTCGTTCGTGCAGTCCTTCGCCGAGGGGGTGCGCAACGAGCTGAAGGACACCGGCGTCACGGTGACCTCGCTGATGCCCGGCCCGACCGACACCGAGTTCTTCGACCGGGCCGACATGGCGGACACCCGGGTCGGTCAGGGCCCCAAGGACGACCCCCGGAAGGTGGCCGAGGACGCGTTCGAGGCGCTGATGAAGGGGGAGCACAAGGTCGCCGCCGGGTCGCTGGTCAACAAGATCCAGGTGGCCGCCGGCAAGATCATCCCGGACCGGCTGAAGGCCGAGCAGCACCGCAAGATGGCCGAGCCGGGCTCCGGCGACTGA